CCGTGTTGTCAGTTTCGCAAAACGGTTTAGTGATATTGGTGGTATATTTGTGCCAAAAAATTTATATCAAGActatttctgagaaaaaaaatatgaacggtatattttcaaatttaagtcCTTTTTTCTCTAGTTGGGATCGGTATATACTGATATACTCTTTTCTGCATCGATGATATTCCTTAATTAGTTGGATCTACTCTTTAATTTTCTGCATCGATGATATACTTGTTTTGAATATACTATCAATTTGTCATCAAGTATATACAGTGTATACCTCTTTTGATGTTTTGGTATATACCATTCGGTGAAACAAAGTGGTATCTATCtactttattaattatttaGTATAGTTCGTTATTTATTTAGCTAATAATCTACAAGgtacatgcatacatatatagagAATGCCAGCGATCGGTCGACCGGTAGGGAGAGCAAAAATCGGACGCTccccccgcccccctcccccacatATGTGACACGCGACGCCTGGGCTCCACCATGGTCTTTGCCTCCACCTGCCACGTCACTACTACAGTACTCATTTTTGCATACGGTCGTTTTGATTATTCCGTGCGGTTGTTCGGCCTATCTGCAGCCAATCGTCTGGGAAAATCCccattttcacgtgcgggcggGTCGATCGTACGGGATaatcgattttcccgtgcggttgTATTAAGTCGACCGCACatgataatcgattatcccgtgtggTCAAGTTATACCATCCGCAcggaaacaaaaatgaaaaaaaataaaatcgaaataatccgtcgtcgtcgccgtggctGTGTAGCCGTCGCTCGTCGAAGCTACGGGTGGAGAAGACGTCGTACGTGCGCGGGGCTGCCGTGCAggagaagagcaggaaggcgGTCGTGCGTGGGGCGGCCGTGCAGGAGAAGAGCAGGAACGAGGAGATCAACGGGCTGAGGGCAAGCTCAGGGCTGCTGTGCAGGAGAAGAGCAGGAAGCCGACGACCTCACCACCGTGCTCTCCGCCGTCACCATGGAGGCTAAGAAGGTGAAAGCGTGGCTGTCCGACGCGCAGGCCGAGCTGGAGGACGCCATCGCCGAGGTCGAGCGGCTCAGGGAGTCGCTGCACGCTGCCGAGGCGGAGCTTTGGTCGACGACTGAGCAGCTGGACGGCCTCACGGCCGCCGTTTCGTGGCGCGCCAGGGAGAAGGTGCTGCTCGCGCGCGTCCGGTCGGCCGAGGACGAGGCCCACTCGGCCGGGCAAGAGAacgtcgagctcgccgagtTGCACCGGGAAGGAGGATGCCATGCCGAGCTCGGATTCTTCCGCCACCGCCAGAGCTCTATGTCCGGCAGGGCCACCCTGCACCGGGCGAGgtccggccggcgccgtcgagctcTAGGCCGGATCCGAGCCGGGCAAAGTTCGGGCGGCGCCGTTGAGCTCCGGTGGAGGCTGAGCTACCGCGCCGCTCCAGATCcacgctgccgccaccaccttgAAAGAgcactgccgccgtcgtcggtgaggaggaCAGGGCGaggacgcgccgccgccaccgtctttCCGCCGCCGATTCTTCGCCAGGCCCCGAGGATGCCGCTCACCCGACACCGGATTCGTCGTTGAGACACTGCCGGGAGTGGAGGGGCGCagtgagccctcgcgccgcgccgccacagcCCTCCgcgccctcgtcgccggccagaAGTGGAGGGACCTGTGAGatctcgtgccgccgccgccaaactCGTCGCCATCTCCCACTCCTGTACCACCTACCTTGtcgccgtctcccgccccgtGCTCCGCCCCGCTTCGCCAAGTTCGTCGCCGTCCTtcgccggaggagaggagagccggTGCCGACAGAGGGAGGATGGGAGCCAGCGTCGGCGGAGAGAGGATGGGAGAGAGCCGGCGTGACCGTGAGGGAGGAGTAGTTGGGAGATTTGCGTAAAGTAGTATGGGTGGAGATTTATATTCTTCTCTCGATTTTAGGGTGGTTCCTATAAAATTTGGATTTCTTTGTAAATTGATAAACACGTGAGGCTGAAATGGAAAGTTACAAGGGTTGAAAGAAGAAGTAGGAtcttcatcctctgtgaaataGGATGATGGTAAGCTACACTGTGAGAGGCCTAAGTTTCCTGTATATACATTCTACTGTATCAACGATGGCTGTACTACATACCAGATCCCGTAAGAAAAGTAGCATATACTGGTTCAACAAGGGATTCAGTGTACTGGATATATACTGGTAAAAACAGTACATACTACTCCCTAACCGATCGATTTAATATATACTGCATACTTGAAAATTCAGTATATAATCCTTAACCGATCGATTTAATACACACTGGATACTTGAAAAATCAGTACATACTCTTTAACCGATCGATTTAGTATATactgaaaacttaaaaaatcatGTACGATGGATTAAGTATATACAGCTAGAGAAAAAGTAGTAAATACCTGAAGAAGAGCATACAAATTAAGTAGTACATACTTCTACGAGATAAAGTAGTATGTATTTctacaagaaagaaaaaaaagtagtatatACTTCTACAAGATAAAAAAGCATATACCATTCCCTagcaaaaaatattatatactcCAATGGAACATATACTATTAAAAAGACACAAAGTCATACCCAAAGGATATTACCTCTtttcaaaataaacatatattttgaaatgttaTCACAAAGCTATGGATCTAGTTAACAAGGGTCCAAAACTACATGTTTGTATTGATTCAATCACTATGGGGCTGTTTAGATTTATGCCATTTTTAATTAtaccatttttttataaaaattaccaaaaaaaattgtctacgcttaattttttttgccaaatttagtaaatacataacaAATTATACCAGATATTTAGCAATATTGccaacttgctaaaattttggcattgccaaaatttggtaagatttattttggctataatctgGATAGGCCCTACGTGTATAAACTGATTTGACACCTATTTTATGAAGAAAACTACAGCTTGGCATCACCGTCATTGGCTTCTCAAGCAATTCAACGTCTTCAAATTGGCAGAAGATAACACCATAAATAGTGTAGCTTGGCTGATAAATGCAACTAGATTACGACTCAGTtgcaaaaatggaaaaaaaccaACGTTACTATAAAGCATCTTCTACGTATATATAGGTGAATAAAACTCACGATAAATAGGCGGCGATTCCGAGTCATCTACTAGAAGTTAAGGTCCATCACCCACCTTCTTAACAATAACGACACCACAATAGATTTGGAGGATCACCTCTCCCACGCACGTTGTCTTACTCTGCTAGCGGAGCCTCTAACTATTGAAACCACAACAGGCTCGGGGGAATGTATTTGTTGCTATAGGGAGGTGGGTGGTGATGATATGTATGCAGGGAATAaatgcactttttttttacggaggctTCGGAGGGGGCTGAATGCAAAATTTTAGTTAGATTGGATAGTCATGTCGTAGTTCCATACCAAGTGAAAATAGTTTCGATTATAGGTGACAAGTTAAACTAATATTATGTACCTAGATACGTGGTTTATGATATTATGGATCTAAATAATAACGCGTTCTAAAGTTTAAGAACCAGCAGTCATGTATTTTACCTTTTAAAACTCATTAGGATATCGCTGCAAATTATATTACCTCTAACTCTTTTTACCATAAGTTTATTATCATAAGTTTATAGTTATATGATtgatttataattttctaataatTATACCAAACATTTAtcgttttataaaattttctctcgTATATATTCCGTGTAAAAGCGAGTTGATTTTAGCCACTACTaggggcctgtttagatcccatgaaaaaattttacatcccgtcacatcgaatgttatcgaatgtttggatatatgcatgaagtattcaatataaaaaaaataactaattatatagattgtacgtaaattacgagatgaatcatttaaacctaattgcgccatgatttgacaatgtagtgctacagtaaacatttaacaaatttgctaataatagattaattaggcttaataaatttgtctcgtagtttacagacggattctgtaatttattttatttttaaactatatttaatactttaaatatgtatatgtatatccgatgtgacacgctgaAACTTCACACCCTGATAAATACAGCCTACTAGACCAATAGCCAGTGGCGTTAAACCCTCGCAGTCCCCCTCTCGCCGCTGCCCTTCTTATCCCCGCTCCGCTCCACCTGCGCCCCACACGCACAGAGCCACGCTACTCTCCCCACCATATTCCACCGTTTCACCCCCCCGCCTCCACTTCGccttcgcctcgccgcgccgccgccgtctagCCCTTCCGCGTAGGCCCAGGCGGCCGGGCcggcgggaagcggcggcgagctcctcccctcTGATGGCGCCGCAGCTGCAGGGCTGCTACGCGGTCTCCTCCTGGCCCCGGCTCCCGCGGCTGCCCCCGTGGCCCTGCGCCTCCcacgcgcagcggcggcgggtgctgcgcctcctgccgccgcggcgccgctgcgCCGGTGCGGTCCGGGTGGTCGCGGAGGCTGGCCCGGCCCTGGCCATAGACCGcgtcgcggaggaggcgggcgtGCGGTTTCCGGGGGATGTGGAGGGGGTTCcgggccagcagcagcagcgggaggaggaggaggatgcagTGGATGAGAGGGAGAGGTTGAGGCGGATGCGGATCTCGAAGGCGAACAAGGGGAACACGCCGTGGAACAAGGGCAGGAAGCACACCCCAGGTATAAGCTGTTGTTTTATCTCCCTGACCTTCTTTTGTGAGAAATGCTTGATTCAATTGTTGATGAGCTGAGAACGGACTAGTTGGAATCTGTATATTAGCAGCATGATGTCTTAAACGTCCTTCATGGCTGAGTATCTCAGGATTCACTATCGTAGAAAGAAAACTAAATAACTGCAATGATGAAGACCCACAATGACACtccttttcaaaaaagaaagaaaactaaATAACTGCAAGGACAATGATTCACAACTGAAGAAATTATACTGGGTTATTGAATTCAATTTTGTATGCAGAGACCCTGCAGAGGATTCGGGAGAGAACAAGGATTGCAATGCAGGATCCCAAGGTGAAGTCATGTAagattttattgttgttatttaGTAGTGTCATGCATTTACTggatcgtcgacttgccttagAAATTGTGCAAGGTTTCATAGATCTAGGAGTCCTGATGATAATATTAAAAAAGAGTCTGCCTGAACAAGACTAGATTTCTATAAGCACATAGTATTAGCATCATATGATCAAATATGGGGACATAATTCCATCCGAAAGAAAGTTAGGTCTCTAGCTGTAAGTTTGCATCTCTCAGTGTTGTTGGCAGGGCCAAATTTTAGTGATTAATGTAGTCCACCATGTTATTTGTTAGATAAGCATAGCATCTCTACTCTTATCATCTTATGGTTGAGTTTATCTCACATTGTGGTGTAACAAGTGTTGCTGCTGGACTTGTGTATAGCTATTAGGCTTGTGGTGCAAAAGCACCACTAAATTTCTGATGGCTTAGTGGAATATATCAAATCTGAAAGTTATAATTCCATctgttaaaattttcaaatgctTTGGTTTTGCATTG
The sequence above is drawn from the Oryza glaberrima chromosome 10, OglaRS2, whole genome shotgun sequence genome and encodes:
- the LOC127753300 gene encoding uncharacterized protein LOC127753300 encodes the protein MEAKKVKAWLSDAQAELEDAIAEVERLRESLHAAEAELWSTTEQLDGLTAAVSWRAREKVLLARVRSAEDEAHSAGQENVELAELHREGGCHAELGFFRHRQSSMSGRATLHRARSGRRRRALGRIRAGQSSGGAVELRWRLSYRAAPDPRCRHHLERALPPSSVRRTGRGRAAATVFPPPILRQAPRMPLTRHRIRR